From a single Paenibacillus sp. FSL W8-0426 genomic region:
- a CDS encoding GntR family transcriptional regulator yields the protein MNIPIQINENSAEPLYHQIENQLRSLIITGQLGEGTHLPSIREFAGSLNCSVITVRRVYQDLENEGLLRTKQGTGTFVAKVEAGDRENYKFTAARDALRAAVQAGKSVGCDEEEMLTLFKEVVADVYNPKARE from the coding sequence ATGAATATACCGATTCAAATCAATGAAAACAGCGCTGAACCTTTATATCACCAAATTGAAAACCAGTTAAGGTCATTAATCATTACTGGCCAATTGGGGGAGGGAACACATTTGCCGTCCATTCGGGAGTTTGCGGGATCGCTGAATTGCAGCGTCATCACGGTTCGCCGGGTGTATCAGGACTTGGAGAACGAGGGATTACTGCGCACCAAGCAGGGAACGGGTACATTTGTTGCCAAGGTCGAAGCGGGGGATCGGGAAAATTATAAATTTACGGCGGCCAGGGATGCGCTGCGCGCTGCGGTTCAGGCAGGCAAGTCGGTCGGTTGCGATGAAGAAGAGATGCTAACGTTGTTTAAAGAAGTTGTCGCAGACGTTTACAATCCGAAGGCAAGGGAGTGA
- a CDS encoding MarR family transcriptional regulator produces MSRGNSLEFHDLSPSQQALLYELRQNSARAVMLHQLISEKLGLNATDHKCLDFLNRTGAVTAGQLAQLTGLTTGAVTNVIDRLEQAGYVTRDKDPNDRRRVVVKPAEGRSAEISPLFQSVMQSTLQILSRYDEQQTSLILEFIRQCNEMTLAEMDKLKNQEDSNSN; encoded by the coding sequence ATGTCAAGAGGCAATTCCCTAGAGTTTCATGACCTATCTCCATCGCAACAGGCTTTGCTTTACGAATTGCGCCAAAACAGCGCGCGAGCCGTTATGCTTCACCAGCTCATTTCGGAAAAATTGGGGTTGAATGCGACCGATCACAAGTGTCTGGACTTTTTAAACCGTACTGGTGCCGTAACCGCCGGACAATTGGCCCAATTAACCGGTTTGACGACAGGCGCCGTGACCAATGTTATCGATCGGTTAGAGCAGGCCGGCTATGTCACCAGGGATAAAGATCCGAACGATCGTAGACGAGTGGTGGTCAAGCCTGCGGAAGGGCGTTCCGCCGAAATTTCCCCTCTGTTCCAATCGGTTATGCAGTCCACACTTCAGATCCTGTCGCGGTACGATGAGCAGCAAACGTCTCTGATCCTTGAATTCATCCGCCAGTGCAACGAAATGACGCTCGCTGAAATGGATAAATTGAAGAATCAGGAAGATTCCAACAGCAATTAA
- a CDS encoding ABC transporter permease — protein MNKMGTIVGFTFKNKVKTKSFVVTTIVLALLISIGINIPYFINMFNGGSGGEGTSANPVNIGLLSEGQDEIASKLQAFSAAQGDQAYRFVSDEGKDEAALKADVESELLDGYLKLEPATNQSFPQPVLYSAEDVSPQIIASIEAALQSVKLDVITQNTLTAEQKALISTPVKVTAQSLEAGQNGAAEEGGNGMSPINYVVVYLLIILLFTSTMMTGNMIASEITAEKSSRIMEILITSVSPLSQMFGKIIGIFLVGMLQIGIFGAVIAGNIMLPHNQGVLSEFSMNLSDVNVSVIVYGLIFYILGYFLYAVLFAAIGSMVSRTEELGQAVLPITMLSLASFYIALFSISAPDILLLKVASFVPFTSPTAILVRIGAGVAPTWEIWVSLAILVVSILAFGWLAAKIYRTGVLMYGKRPTFKELFKAMKAYKI, from the coding sequence ATGAATAAGATGGGCACGATTGTCGGCTTTACGTTTAAGAATAAAGTCAAAACGAAGTCTTTTGTGGTCACAACCATAGTGCTTGCGCTTTTGATTTCCATCGGCATTAATATTCCGTATTTTATCAATATGTTTAATGGCGGCTCGGGCGGTGAAGGAACGAGTGCCAATCCAGTCAACATCGGTTTGTTGAGCGAAGGCCAGGATGAGATCGCGAGCAAGCTGCAGGCATTCTCCGCAGCGCAGGGAGATCAGGCTTATCGTTTCGTATCCGATGAAGGCAAGGATGAAGCCGCTTTGAAGGCCGACGTGGAGTCGGAATTGCTGGACGGGTATTTGAAACTGGAGCCTGCGACGAACCAGAGCTTCCCGCAGCCCGTACTCTATTCGGCAGAAGACGTCTCTCCGCAAATTATCGCTTCCATTGAAGCTGCCCTGCAGAGCGTGAAGTTGGATGTCATTACGCAGAACACGTTGACTGCAGAACAAAAGGCATTGATCAGCACACCCGTGAAGGTGACTGCGCAAAGTCTCGAGGCAGGCCAGAATGGCGCTGCTGAAGAAGGCGGCAACGGCATGAGTCCGATCAACTATGTTGTGGTTTACCTGCTGATCATCCTGTTGTTTACGTCCACGATGATGACGGGCAATATGATCGCTTCCGAGATCACAGCCGAGAAGAGCTCGCGAATCATGGAGATTTTGATCACGAGCGTGTCCCCGCTCAGCCAGATGTTCGGCAAAATCATCGGGATTTTCCTGGTGGGCATGCTGCAGATCGGCATTTTCGGAGCGGTGATCGCAGGGAATATCATGCTGCCTCACAATCAAGGCGTATTGAGCGAATTCAGTATGAACCTTAGCGACGTGAACGTGTCCGTCATTGTATATGGTTTGATCTTCTACATTCTGGGTTACTTCCTGTATGCCGTGTTGTTTGCGGCGATTGGTTCGATGGTAAGCCGTACGGAGGAGCTTGGGCAGGCGGTGCTGCCGATTACGATGCTGTCCCTGGCTTCCTTTTATATCGCGCTCTTTAGCATTTCTGCACCCGACATTTTGCTTTTGAAAGTAGCTAGCTTCGTGCCGTTCACTTCGCCTACGGCGATCCTGGTACGCATCGGGGCGGGCGTTGCGCCGACATGGGAGATTTGGGTATCGCTGGCCATTCTGGTCGTATCGATTCTGGCCTTTGGCTGGTTGGCGGCAAAAATCTACCGCACCGGGGTCCTGATGTACGGCAAACGCCCAACATTCAAGGAGCTTTTCAAAGCCATGAAGGCGTACAAAATTTAA
- the ctaG gene encoding cytochrome c oxidase assembly factor CtaG, translating to MLGLQYFSFSDLWNPLVLALFLVVAAAYLVIVGPFSERVKDAEPATGTQKLLFLVGLAVLYLAQAGPFNLLGHVMFSFHMVSMALSYLVAPPLLMKGLPVWIWRRIARRMPAKSLSFLAHPIVAAVVFNGLFSMYHLPVVHDYVMLNFTVHRLYYIALFVTSMLMWWTLLNPLPEGRQASGLSKMGFIFLNMVLLTPACGLIIFAPQPLYATYSDPSVWAEAMRYCVSTGSSALLRSFGGPGFFNFLSSAQEDQQVGGILMKFIQEGIFISMLGYVFFQWYRKEKREDDDDPRSLDGTGEPFHSAAK from the coding sequence ATGCTTGGATTGCAGTATTTCAGCTTCAGTGATCTTTGGAACCCGTTGGTGTTGGCGCTGTTTCTCGTTGTCGCGGCGGCCTACCTTGTGATCGTCGGTCCTTTCAGCGAGCGTGTCAAAGATGCCGAACCGGCGACGGGCACGCAGAAACTGCTGTTTCTGGTCGGATTGGCGGTGCTGTATCTGGCTCAAGCCGGCCCGTTCAATTTGCTCGGACATGTCATGTTTAGCTTTCATATGGTGAGCATGGCGCTGTCTTACCTCGTGGCGCCTCCGCTGCTTATGAAAGGGCTGCCGGTCTGGATATGGCGGCGAATCGCAAGGCGAATGCCGGCCAAATCATTATCGTTTCTGGCCCATCCCATTGTGGCCGCAGTTGTGTTCAACGGCCTGTTTTCGATGTACCATTTGCCAGTCGTTCACGATTACGTCATGTTGAATTTCACGGTACATCGTTTGTACTATATCGCACTTTTTGTAACTTCCATGCTGATGTGGTGGACGCTGCTTAATCCACTGCCGGAAGGCAGGCAAGCGTCAGGGTTGTCCAAAATGGGCTTCATCTTCCTGAACATGGTGCTGTTGACGCCTGCTTGCGGACTTATTATTTTTGCGCCGCAACCGCTCTACGCCACATATAGCGATCCTTCGGTATGGGCAGAGGCGATGCGATATTGCGTATCCACGGGTTCGTCGGCATTGCTAAGATCATTCGGCGGACCGGGTTTCTTTAATTTCTTGTCCTCGGCTCAAGAGGATCAGCAGGTAGGCGGCATTTTGATGAAGTTTATTCAGGAAGGGATTTTCATCTCCATGCTGGGTTACGTGTTTTTCCAATGGTATCGCAAGGAAAAGCGAGAAGATGATGACGACCCGCGTTCTTTGGACGGTACGGGCGAACCGTTTCATTCCGCGGCGAAATAA
- a CDS encoding ATP-binding cassette domain-containing protein yields MNRLALRQVVKQYADKTAVNGVTLDVAEGEIYGLLGANGAGKTTTMRMVLGLIHPDGGEIRYNGKPYNAELQQIMGYLPEERGLYPKVKVSEQINYLARLRGMSGKDADKSLKYWLERFEVPEYYDKKIEELSKGNQQKMGFIAAVVHRPQILILDEAFSGLDPVNVELLKSTVKELRDEGTAILFSTHRMEHVEELCRRITILHRSNTVVQGDIKEIKGRYPREQVYLSTTGQVNGLEQLSGVTKVDRTENGYQIRIGQAEAAQEILRLAMSQTTVEHFEIKEPTLNQIFIREVGESNE; encoded by the coding sequence ATGAATCGACTGGCATTGAGGCAAGTCGTCAAACAGTATGCAGACAAAACGGCGGTTAACGGAGTCACGCTTGATGTGGCTGAAGGTGAGATTTATGGCTTGTTGGGGGCGAATGGAGCGGGGAAAACGACGACCATGCGCATGGTATTGGGCTTGATTCACCCGGACGGCGGCGAGATTCGCTATAACGGCAAACCGTACAATGCGGAGCTGCAGCAAATCATGGGTTACCTTCCCGAGGAACGGGGGTTATATCCCAAAGTGAAGGTTAGCGAGCAGATCAATTACCTGGCACGTTTGCGCGGCATGAGCGGCAAGGATGCCGACAAAAGCCTGAAATACTGGCTCGAACGTTTCGAAGTGCCCGAATATTACGATAAGAAGATTGAAGAGCTTTCCAAGGGCAATCAGCAAAAAATGGGCTTCATCGCGGCCGTGGTGCATCGGCCTCAGATTCTGATTTTGGATGAGGCGTTCAGCGGTCTCGATCCGGTCAACGTAGAATTGCTCAAATCGACCGTAAAGGAGCTGCGCGATGAAGGAACGGCCATTCTGTTCTCCACGCACCGGATGGAGCATGTGGAAGAGCTTTGCCGCCGGATAACCATTCTCCATCGTTCCAACACGGTCGTTCAGGGGGATATCAAGGAGATCAAAGGCCGATATCCGCGCGAGCAGGTGTATTTAAGCACTACTGGCCAAGTGAATGGTTTGGAGCAGTTGTCTGGCGTCACCAAAGTGGACCGTACGGAGAACGGGTATCAGATCCGAATCGGACAAGCGGAAGCGGCTCAGGAGATTCTCAGGTTGGCCATGTCGCAGACGACGGTAGAACATTTTGAAATCAAGGAACCAACGTTGAACCAAATCTTTATTCGTGAGGTAGGTGAGTCGAATGAATAA
- a CDS encoding SgcJ/EcaC family oxidoreductase, whose translation MMENRNVQGVSEIEYLFEKLKLAWDRGDGEAYGACFTEDADYVTFQGEHLQGRKAIADTHQQLWNSVLRGSTLEGEIKKIHFITPEFAIFHGLGTVKLRWQKTAPKKRDSINTNVAVKQNGEWKIASFQNSRISGPGLMQKIFTKLSK comes from the coding sequence ATGATGGAAAATCGCAATGTACAGGGTGTAAGCGAGATCGAATATTTGTTTGAGAAGCTGAAGCTGGCCTGGGACAGAGGGGATGGAGAGGCCTATGGGGCCTGTTTCACGGAAGATGCCGACTATGTCACGTTTCAGGGGGAGCATCTGCAAGGGAGAAAAGCGATTGCCGATACGCATCAGCAGCTTTGGAACAGCGTGCTGAGAGGATCGACTTTGGAAGGCGAGATTAAGAAGATTCATTTCATTACGCCGGAGTTCGCCATTTTTCATGGATTGGGTACGGTCAAACTCAGATGGCAAAAGACAGCGCCGAAGAAAAGAGACTCCATTAACACGAATGTCGCCGTTAAACAAAACGGCGAGTGGAAAATAGCCTCTTTCCAGAATAGTCGAATTTCGGGTCCGGGCCTTATGCAAAAAATATTTACGAAGCTCAGCAAGTAA
- a CDS encoding DUF420 domain-containing protein, translated as MDMYLLLPTISTALIVISALLVGIGWVLIVRGKREAHQSMMVAGAVAAVLFFIIYMSRTVFVGNTSWGGDPEMEVFYRIFLIFHIILATVAAVFGISTLVLGFKKKFSTHRRWGRFTSMIWFSSALTGVVVYVLLYLLYPGGHTRPVWETILGA; from the coding sequence ATGGATATGTATTTGTTGTTGCCCACGATCAGTACGGCTTTGATTGTCATCAGCGCCCTGCTGGTCGGCATCGGTTGGGTGCTGATCGTACGGGGCAAGCGGGAGGCACACCAATCGATGATGGTCGCCGGTGCCGTTGCCGCAGTATTGTTTTTTATCATTTACATGTCGCGTACCGTTTTTGTGGGGAATACGTCCTGGGGCGGCGATCCGGAGATGGAAGTGTTTTATCGGATTTTTCTGATTTTTCATATCATTCTGGCCACCGTTGCGGCGGTGTTCGGCATTTCAACCTTGGTGCTGGGATTCAAAAAAAAATTCAGTACCCATCGGCGCTGGGGCCGATTTACGTCCATGATCTGGTTTAGCAGCGCGTTGACCGGGGTCGTCGTGTATGTGCTGTTATATCTGTTGTATCCAGGCGGGCATACACGTCCCGTGTGGGAGACGATACTGGGAGCGTAG
- the ctaD gene encoding cytochrome c oxidase subunit I, with protein sequence MAHAHSVKRYTGLMDWITTVDHKKIAILYLIAGGLFFGIGGIEAILIRIQLMKPMNNFVSAQVFNELITMHGTTMIFLGVMPIIFAIMNAVIPLQIGARDVAFPFINALGFWTFLFGGLLLNLSWIMGGAPDAGWTAYTPLSGSDYSGTHGVDFYTIGLQIAGLGTLIGGINFLATIITMRAPGMSYMRMPMFAWTTFITSAIILFAFPAITVGLVLLTFDRILGANFFDVSGGGNPVLWQHIFWIFGHPEVYILILPAFGIISEVIPTFSRKRLFGYSSMVFATILIAFLGFMVWAHHMFTTGLGTVANALFSISTMLIAVPTGIKIFNWLFTMWGGQIRFTAANLFAVGFVPTFVMGGVTGVMLASAPADFQFHDTYFVVAHFHYVIVGGLVLGLFAGLHYWWPKMFGRILSETLGKWTFWTFMIGFQLTFFVQHFLGLMGMQRRIVTYLPNQDFDLLNLVSSIGAFLMGVGVILFLINIVITTRKPANAPADPWEDGRTLEWSIPSPPPEYNFKQTPLVRGIDAFWKEKMAGHKEMTPAEPVGPIHMPSATPLPFVMSVGIFIAGLGFMFSKDDFGNALMNGLFNNYIVVIIGLLITFGSMLLRSLYDDHGWHIEPEDQDGKGAAL encoded by the coding sequence TTGGCTCATGCTCATAGCGTCAAGCGCTACACGGGTTTAATGGATTGGATTACCACCGTCGATCACAAAAAAATCGCCATCCTTTATCTGATTGCCGGCGGGCTGTTCTTTGGCATCGGGGGGATCGAAGCCATTCTGATCCGGATTCAGCTGATGAAGCCGATGAACAACTTCGTATCGGCCCAGGTGTTTAACGAACTGATCACGATGCATGGAACAACGATGATCTTTCTTGGCGTCATGCCGATTATTTTTGCCATTATGAATGCAGTCATTCCGCTGCAAATCGGAGCGCGTGACGTCGCGTTTCCGTTTATCAATGCACTTGGCTTTTGGACGTTTCTCTTCGGCGGGCTGCTGCTGAATCTGAGCTGGATCATGGGCGGAGCTCCCGATGCGGGCTGGACGGCCTATACGCCTCTCTCCGGCAGCGACTACAGCGGGACGCACGGGGTCGACTTTTACACGATCGGGTTGCAAATTGCAGGTTTGGGTACGTTGATCGGGGGCATTAACTTTCTCGCGACCATCATTACGATGCGTGCGCCAGGCATGTCTTACATGCGCATGCCGATGTTTGCCTGGACGACGTTTATCACGTCGGCCATTATCCTGTTCGCGTTTCCGGCCATTACGGTCGGCCTCGTATTGTTGACGTTTGACCGGATTCTCGGAGCCAACTTTTTCGATGTTTCGGGCGGGGGAAACCCCGTGCTCTGGCAGCATATCTTCTGGATTTTCGGTCACCCGGAAGTGTACATACTCATTTTGCCGGCATTCGGCATCATTTCCGAGGTGATTCCGACCTTTTCGCGCAAGCGGTTGTTCGGATACAGCTCCATGGTGTTTGCAACGATCCTCATTGCGTTCCTCGGCTTCATGGTCTGGGCGCATCACATGTTTACGACGGGGCTGGGGACGGTTGCGAACGCGCTGTTTTCAATCTCGACGATGCTCATCGCGGTGCCGACCGGGATCAAAATCTTTAACTGGCTGTTTACGATGTGGGGGGGACAGATTCGTTTCACTGCGGCGAACCTGTTCGCCGTCGGGTTCGTTCCGACCTTTGTCATGGGCGGAGTTACGGGTGTCATGCTGGCTTCCGCGCCGGCCGACTTCCAGTTCCATGATACGTACTTCGTCGTGGCGCATTTCCACTACGTCATCGTGGGTGGCTTGGTTCTGGGCCTGTTTGCAGGGCTGCATTACTGGTGGCCGAAAATGTTCGGGCGCATCCTGAGCGAAACGCTGGGCAAATGGACGTTCTGGACGTTTATGATCGGCTTCCAGCTCACGTTCTTCGTACAGCATTTCCTCGGATTGATGGGCATGCAGCGCAGGATCGTTACGTATTTGCCGAACCAGGACTTCGACCTGTTGAACCTGGTCAGCTCCATCGGGGCATTCCTGATGGGCGTCGGAGTGATCCTGTTCCTGATCAACATCGTCATCACAACGAGAAAACCGGCGAATGCGCCAGCCGATCCGTGGGAAGACGGACGAACGCTGGAATGGTCCATTCCTTCGCCTCCGCCGGAATACAATTTCAAGCAAACTCCGCTTGTGCGCGGAATCGATGCCTTTTGGAAGGAAAAGATGGCCGGCCACAAAGAAATGACGCCTGCGGAGCCGGTAGGACCGATCCATATGCCGTCGGCTACGCCGCTGCCGTTCGTCATGTCCGTAGGCATTTTTATCGCCGGGTTGGGCTTCATGTTCAGCAAGGACGACTTTGGCAATGCGTTGATGAACGGGCTTTTCAACAATTACATCGTCGTCATTATCGGTCTTCTGATCACCTTTGGTTCGATGCTGCTGCGCTCGCTCTATGATGACCATGGCTGGCATATCGAACCTGAGGACCAAGACGGGAAGGGGGCTGCACTATGA
- a CDS encoding cytochrome C oxidase subunit IV family protein, with protein MSAQDKTDQHPAKHRHRMEGPQKHVVVFIFSVILTLIAFAAVKAGGVNATFTIILLVVMAILQVFVQLGYWMHMKDKGHLMPILFMAFGFFVAFTCIIMALYWVWW; from the coding sequence ATGTCGGCACAGGATAAAACGGATCAGCATCCTGCAAAGCACCGTCACCGCATGGAAGGTCCGCAAAAACACGTCGTGGTATTCATATTTTCCGTTATTTTGACCCTGATTGCTTTTGCGGCCGTGAAGGCAGGCGGAGTTAACGCCACCTTTACCATTATTCTGCTGGTCGTCATGGCCATCCTGCAGGTGTTCGTTCAGTTGGGATATTGGATGCACATGAAGGATAAAGGGCATTTAATGCCCATCCTGTTCATGGCTTTTGGATTTTTCGTAGCGTTTACTTGTATTATCATGGCTCTCTATTGGGTCTGGTGGTAA
- a CDS encoding cytochrome (ubi)quinol oxidase subunit III has product MTTAHVETAANGNLPHEPEKATLEGRNKLIGFWLFLGGETVLFGTLFATFLALRGQTNDGPTANELFHLPLVAAATFILLVSSLTSVFAIQAMHRGDRNKLALWLVITVVLGLGFLGLEIYEFYEYVKHKEFGMTTSAFSSAFYTLVGFHGAHVAFGIFWISILVGQLFRKGLTVVTAPKVYVSAMYWHFIDVVWVFIFTVVYLLGKVG; this is encoded by the coding sequence ATGACAACTGCACATGTCGAAACGGCAGCAAACGGAAACCTGCCCCATGAGCCGGAGAAAGCCACGCTGGAAGGCCGCAACAAGCTGATCGGTTTCTGGCTGTTCCTCGGCGGGGAAACGGTATTGTTCGGCACGTTGTTTGCCACCTTCCTGGCCCTGCGCGGCCAGACGAACGACGGTCCGACGGCTAACGAGCTGTTTCACCTGCCGCTGGTGGCGGCGGCGACCTTCATCCTGCTTGTCAGCAGTTTGACCAGCGTATTCGCCATCCAGGCCATGCACCGCGGGGATCGGAACAAGCTTGCGCTATGGCTTGTTATCACGGTTGTATTGGGGCTTGGATTTCTGGGACTGGAAATCTACGAGTTCTACGAGTACGTGAAGCATAAGGAATTCGGCATGACCACGAGCGCGTTCAGTTCGGCATTTTATACGTTGGTCGGCTTTCATGGTGCCCACGTTGCTTTCGGTATTTTCTGGATCAGCATTCTGGTCGGGCAATTGTTCAGAAAAGGATTAACGGTGGTCACCGCTCCCAAAGTATACGTCTCGGCCATGTACTGGCACTTTATCGACGTCGTGTGGGTATTCATCTTTACGGTTGTGTATTTGCTTGGAAAGGTGGGGTAG
- a CDS encoding sulfatase/phosphatase domain-containing protein, giving the protein MDRITVDIHRSISGPDVREEFYVPNEPEELYDLEKDPLEYTNLIDDPDYAEIARELRTKVEQWMSSTDDPLLHGPVEGIESAKWAEEARYGRAYIPGNK; this is encoded by the coding sequence TTGGATAGAATCACTGTCGATATTCACCGCAGCATCTCGGGGCCGGATGTCCGTGAAGAGTTCTATGTCCCCAACGAGCCTGAGGAGCTGTATGATCTGGAGAAGGACCCGCTTGAATATACCAATTTGATCGACGACCCCGATTATGCTGAGATAGCCCGGGAACTTCGTACCAAAGTGGAACAATGGATGTCCTCTACTGACGACCCGCTGCTTCACGGTCCGGTTGAAGGCATCGAATCGGCAAAATGGGCGGAGGAAGCCCGTTACGGCAGAGCATATATTCCAGGAAACAAATAA
- a CDS encoding ABC transporter ATP-binding protein, translating into MEAMAVQLKGVSKMRKRRMIGPIDLNIPEGYVVAILGHNGSGKTTLLNMLQQIVLPDAGEIRWFGQTHAGELPLDIKQQIGFVTDGAVEENHVTAKDAARFRAYLYPRWDMDLFNRLMDEMEVPQDVKLIKLSKGERRKFEIAAALASRPKLLLLDEPSSGLDPFAWKTMVDQFRRFMENGDTTILIATHIADEVKRLADYIILMNRGQCLGIAEKDVVLDQWREVWYEGDLKPESIPGAVDSYREAGGLIRVITTRISEARERLDLAEANILKVRNLELDEVLEFWIAGYAPAQWRSPKGDDER; encoded by the coding sequence ATGGAAGCTATGGCGGTTCAATTGAAGGGTGTCTCCAAAATGCGAAAGCGCAGAATGATCGGTCCGATTGACCTGAACATTCCGGAGGGGTATGTCGTGGCCATTCTCGGCCATAACGGATCGGGCAAAACCACGCTGCTGAACATGCTGCAGCAGATCGTGCTGCCGGATGCGGGCGAGATACGCTGGTTTGGCCAAACTCATGCTGGAGAACTGCCCCTTGACATCAAGCAGCAGATCGGTTTCGTGACCGACGGCGCGGTGGAAGAAAATCATGTGACTGCGAAGGATGCGGCCCGATTCCGTGCCTACTTGTATCCTCGCTGGGACATGGACCTGTTCAATCGGCTTATGGATGAGATGGAAGTTCCGCAGGACGTGAAGCTCATTAAACTCTCCAAAGGAGAACGCCGCAAATTTGAAATTGCTGCCGCTTTGGCCTCAAGGCCGAAATTGCTGCTGTTGGATGAGCCATCCTCGGGGCTGGACCCCTTTGCATGGAAAACGATGGTGGATCAGTTCCGCCGCTTCATGGAAAACGGGGACACCACCATATTGATTGCTACGCATATTGCCGATGAGGTGAAGCGATTAGCGGATTACATCATATTGATGAACCGCGGACAGTGCTTGGGCATCGCGGAGAAAGACGTCGTTCTCGACCAGTGGAGAGAGGTCTGGTACGAAGGGGACTTGAAGCCGGAGAGCATCCCGGGCGCCGTCGACTCGTACCGTGAAGCCGGCGGACTCATTCGGGTGATCACGACAAGGATCAGCGAAGCGCGAGAGCGACTGGATTTGGCCGAAGCAAACATTTTGAAAGTCCGGAACCTTGAGCTCGATGAGGTGCTGGAGTTTTGGATTGCCGGATACGCTCCGGCACAATGGAGATCACCGAAGGGAGACGATGAACGATGA
- a CDS encoding TraB/GumN family protein, which produces MKNWKRMLLSLTISVGLLASAVPAMAAPQQTSVKVNDETVKYTVGAPVNDKGTTLVPLRSTLDAMDVKLTTATDDTITAVVNGKTITLKSKLTRINGVTYAPIRIVGDAAGYEVNWDAKTRTVLLVSKGGATETVQTGGRGFMWEVESNGNTVYLVGSMHIADDSFYPLRKEFEEAFAEADYLGVEIDISKAADEAQQKLVLDLGSYQDGTTLKDHISSETYAQLGEILKKNGMEPNALDTFKPWVVESTLASLKSMKAGYEASAGVDLYFIQKAIERKLPVIELESYESQLGMFNSFSKELQEKTLKATLDNFDVLDDSVDQMAEMWKTGNDEQLLELTNSFSDDEEYNKAMLIDRNIGMADKIDGYLKNGKGEEYFIVVGAAHYPGDHGIVKLLEDKGYKVERK; this is translated from the coding sequence ATGAAAAACTGGAAACGCATGCTCTTGTCCCTGACGATCTCGGTCGGTTTGCTCGCATCTGCAGTGCCGGCGATGGCCGCGCCGCAGCAGACATCGGTGAAAGTGAATGACGAAACGGTTAAGTACACGGTGGGTGCACCGGTTAACGATAAAGGAACAACGCTTGTGCCGCTGCGCTCCACACTGGATGCCATGGACGTGAAGCTGACGACGGCAACGGATGATACGATTACAGCCGTGGTTAACGGCAAGACGATTACGCTGAAAAGCAAGCTTACGCGCATCAATGGCGTAACGTACGCGCCGATCCGCATCGTTGGAGACGCTGCAGGTTACGAAGTTAACTGGGATGCGAAGACGCGTACGGTATTGTTGGTTTCCAAAGGCGGGGCAACAGAAACCGTTCAGACCGGCGGACGCGGCTTTATGTGGGAAGTCGAAAGCAATGGTAACACGGTATATCTGGTAGGCTCGATGCATATTGCAGATGATAGCTTCTATCCGTTGCGTAAAGAATTTGAAGAGGCATTTGCCGAGGCGGATTATCTTGGAGTAGAGATCGATATCAGCAAAGCGGCGGATGAAGCTCAACAGAAACTGGTGCTCGATCTGGGATCGTACCAAGATGGCACAACGCTGAAGGACCACATCTCCAGCGAGACGTATGCTCAACTGGGAGAGATTTTGAAGAAAAACGGAATGGAGCCGAATGCGCTGGATACATTCAAGCCGTGGGTTGTAGAGAGCACGCTGGCAAGCCTGAAATCCATGAAAGCAGGTTATGAAGCTTCCGCCGGAGTAGATCTGTACTTCATTCAGAAAGCGATCGAGCGCAAACTTCCGGTCATCGAACTGGAGTCGTATGAATCCCAACTGGGCATGTTCAATAGCTTCTCGAAAGAGCTGCAAGAAAAAACATTGAAAGCGACATTGGACAATTTTGACGTGCTGGATGACAGCGTGGATCAAATGGCTGAAATGTGGAAAACGGGCAACGACGAGCAGCTGCTGGAGCTGACGAACAGCTTCTCCGATGACGAGGAATACAACAAAGCGATGCTGATCGACCGGAACATCGGCATGGCCGACAAGATCGACGGATACCTGAAAAACGGCAAAGGCGAAGAGTATTTCATTGTAGTCGGTGCAGCGCACTACCCGGGCGATCACGGGATCGTGAAGCTGCTGGAGGATAAAGGGTATAAAGTAGAGCGGAAATAA